The Elgaria multicarinata webbii isolate HBS135686 ecotype San Diego chromosome 1, rElgMul1.1.pri, whole genome shotgun sequence genome has a window encoding:
- the LOC134393508 gene encoding leucine-rich repeat and transmembrane domain-containing protein 1-like, whose product MGQDRAGHKRWTVLLFVGFLLATELALGALEESCNCSTPINSQELQTNLIPGMCCLNFTRTKIDTLDWSIFAGIAGLRELYLSNCSISDIINVDNGSSTLEILHLDHNQLSWLPDHFLRNAPSLHVIQLDSNQLQKLPKSFLETSDQIQEIHLDFNNLSSLPSGIFKPSLLTLSLSNNSWDCTCSLLGDLEKYLVAPFYTDVVCNTPERFHGLNIKTIPKQELCRIPSLTALFICLPLVAVLVLVTWCFCKQKKKTTGYALRGGKECRLATVERNGAKGSGDHHCYIPYELPLTSTAESEKNILLQNQVLLKPSTALLGSNRDLYEEVEIKLGASEDSLLRDNEGNLDQDKSGSKNLAIAAEGGTGGESEAETMSVTDVLKDSADREKLYMNQSADYYNLVPGIELEDSDHMEYENVNLS is encoded by the coding sequence GTCACAAGAGGTGGACAGTCTTACTCTTTGTTGGGTTCCTGTTAGCAACAGAACTTGCCTTAGGAGCTCTGGAAGAGTCCTGCAACTGCAGCACACCTATCAATTCCCAAGAATTGCAGACCAATTTGATTCCTGGGATGTGTTGTTTGAATTTCACCAGGACTAAAATTGATACCTTGGACTGGAGCATCTTTGCTGGAATTGCAGGCCTGAGAGAGCTCTACTTATCAAACTGCAGCATATCAGACATTATTAATGTAGACAATGGTTCTTCTACACTGGAGATTCTACACTTGGATCATAATCAACTGAGTTGGCTCCCAGACCATTTCCTAAGAAATGCACCCAGCTTGCATGTCATTCAGTTAGACAGCAACCAACTCCAGAAGCTTCCCAAGTCGTTCCTGGAAACATCTGACCAAATCCAGGAGATCCATCTCGACTTCAATAACTTATCTTCCCTTCCCTCAGGGATTTTCAAACCATCTCTCCTCACATTAAGCCTCTCcaacaacagctgggactgtacTTGTAGCTTACTTGGAGATCTGGAAAAATATCTAGTTGCACCATTTTACACTGATGTGGTTTGTAACACCCCGGAGCGTTTCCATGGCCTGAACATCAAAACCATCCCAAAGCAGGAGCTGTGTCGGATTCCTAGCCTAACGGCTCTCTTCATTTGTTTGCCTCTGGTGGCTGTTCTAGTCTTGGTTACCTGGTGCTTTtgcaagcagaagaagaagacaactGGCTATGCTCTCCGTGGTGGGAAGGAATGCCGCCTGGCCACAGTGGAGAGAAATGGCGCCAAAGGGTCAGGGGACCACCACTGCTATATCCCATACGAGCTTCCTCTCACATCTACTGCAGAGAGCGAGAAGAACATCTTGTTGCAGAACCAAGTCTTACTTAAACCTTCAACTGCACTCTTAGGGAGCAACAGAGACCTCTACGAGGAGGTGGAGATCAAACTGGGGGCTTCTGAAGACTCCTTGCTGAGGGACAATGAGGGAAATCTTGACCAAGACAAGTCAGGATCTAAAAACCTGGCCATTGCAGCAGAAGGTGGTACAGGTGGGGAGTCTGAAGCTGAGACCATGAGTGTGACCGATGTTCTGAAGGATTCAGCAGACCGGGAAAAGCTATACATGAACCAGTCAGCAGATTATTATAACCTGGTTCCCGGCATTGAACTGGAGGACTCAGATCACATGGAGTATGAGAATGTCAATCTTTCCTGA